In Actinomadura citrea, a single window of DNA contains:
- the ahcY gene encoding adenosylhomocysteinase — protein sequence MSDIADRSLAYEGVKRIEWADRSMPVLRQIRERFAAERPLDGLKVAACMHITTETAGLIRTLQAGGASVALAASNPLSTQDDTAAALVEEYGAEVFARAGTDREGYYAHIHQALETEPDFVLDDGCDLVNTLHTDRTDLLGTVKAGCEQTTTGVIRLHQMAREGALRFPVVAVNDTDTKHMFDNRYGTGQSTLDGIVRATNTLLAGKTVVIAGFGYCGRGLAERARGLGARVVVTEIDPVKALDATMQGFAVLPMAEAAVEGDVFITVTGNRDVVNADHLAVMKDGAILANSGHFDVEIDVRALSDMAVEVHHGIRPQTDEYVLADGRRLVLLAEGRLVNLAAAEGHPAAVMDMSFADQALTCAWLASAHASLSPAVHDVPKEIDTEVARLKLDSMSVSIDLLTPDQEDYLHSWRIGS from the coding sequence ATGAGCGATATCGCGGATCGGTCGTTGGCGTATGAGGGCGTCAAGCGGATCGAGTGGGCGGATCGGAGCATGCCGGTGCTGCGGCAGATCCGGGAGCGGTTCGCCGCCGAGCGGCCGCTGGACGGGTTGAAGGTCGCGGCGTGCATGCACATCACGACCGAGACCGCCGGGCTCATCCGCACCCTCCAGGCGGGAGGTGCGAGCGTGGCGCTGGCGGCCTCCAATCCGCTGTCCACGCAGGACGACACCGCCGCGGCGCTGGTGGAGGAGTACGGGGCCGAGGTGTTCGCGCGCGCGGGCACCGACCGCGAGGGGTACTACGCGCACATCCACCAGGCACTGGAGACCGAGCCCGACTTCGTCCTGGACGACGGGTGCGACCTGGTCAACACCCTGCACACCGACCGGACGGATCTGCTCGGCACCGTGAAGGCGGGGTGCGAGCAGACGACGACGGGCGTCATCCGGCTGCACCAGATGGCCCGGGAGGGCGCGCTGAGGTTCCCCGTGGTCGCGGTGAACGACACCGACACCAAGCACATGTTCGACAACCGGTACGGGACGGGCCAGTCGACGCTCGACGGGATCGTGCGCGCGACGAACACGCTGCTGGCCGGCAAGACCGTGGTCATCGCGGGCTTCGGCTACTGCGGGCGCGGCCTGGCAGAGCGGGCGCGCGGCCTCGGCGCGCGCGTCGTCGTCACCGAGATCGACCCGGTGAAGGCGCTGGACGCGACGATGCAGGGCTTCGCCGTCCTGCCCATGGCCGAGGCCGCCGTGGAGGGCGACGTCTTCATCACGGTCACCGGGAACCGCGACGTCGTGAACGCCGACCACCTCGCCGTGATGAAGGACGGGGCCATCCTCGCGAACTCCGGGCACTTCGACGTCGAGATCGACGTGCGGGCCCTCAGCGACATGGCCGTGGAGGTGCACCACGGGATCCGGCCGCAGACGGACGAGTACGTGCTGGCCGACGGGCGGCGCCTGGTGCTGCTGGCGGAGGGCCGTCTCGTCAATCTGGCAGCCGCGGAGGGGCATCCGGCGGCCGTGATGGACATGTCGTTCGCCGACCAGGCCCTCACGTGCGCGTGGCTCGCCTCGGCCCACGCGTCGCTGTCCCCGGCCGTCCACGACGTGCCGAAGGAGATCGACACGGAGGTGGCACGGCTCAAGCTGGACTCGATGTCGGTCTCCATCGACCTGCTGACCCCGGACCAGGAGGACTATCTGCACTCCTGGCGCATCGGATCCTGA
- the ahcY gene encoding adenosylhomocysteinase — protein sequence MDYKVADLSLADFGRREIRLAEHEMPGLMAVREEYSAAKPLRGAKIMGSLHMTIQTAVLIETLVELGADVRWVSCNIFSTQDHAAAAIVVGKEGTVDDPKGVPVFAWKGETLEEYWWCTDQALQWPDGTGPNMILDDGGDATLLVHKGAEYEKAGAVPTATEDDPEEWGIILDTLRRTIADKPGRWTEAAAAIKGVTEETTTGVHRLYEMAKAGTLAFPAINVNDSVTKSKFDNKYGCRHSVIDGLNRATDVLIGGKVAVVCGYGDVGKGCADALRGQGARVIVTEIDPICALQAAMDGFQVTTLDDVVDRADIFVTTTGNFNIITAEHMGRMKHQAIVSNIGHFDNEIDMAGLARTPGIEKIEIKPQVHEWRFADGHSILVLAEGRLMNLGCATGHPSFVMSNSFTNQVIAQIELFTKTDEYPIGVYVLPKHLDEKVARLHLDALGVKLTELTKEQASYIGVHVEGPYKPDHYRY from the coding sequence ATGGACTACAAGGTCGCCGACCTGTCGCTGGCCGACTTCGGGCGCCGGGAGATCCGGCTCGCCGAGCACGAGATGCCGGGCCTGATGGCGGTGCGCGAGGAGTACTCCGCCGCCAAGCCGCTGCGCGGCGCCAAGATCATGGGCTCGCTGCACATGACGATCCAGACGGCCGTGCTGATCGAGACGCTGGTCGAGCTCGGCGCCGACGTCCGCTGGGTGTCCTGCAACATCTTCTCCACCCAGGACCACGCTGCCGCCGCCATCGTCGTCGGCAAGGAGGGCACCGTCGACGACCCGAAGGGCGTCCCGGTGTTCGCGTGGAAGGGCGAGACGCTCGAAGAGTACTGGTGGTGCACCGACCAGGCCCTGCAGTGGCCGGACGGCACCGGCCCCAACATGATCCTGGACGACGGCGGCGACGCGACGCTCCTCGTCCACAAGGGCGCCGAGTACGAGAAGGCGGGCGCCGTGCCGACCGCCACCGAGGACGACCCCGAGGAGTGGGGCATCATCCTCGACACCCTGCGCCGCACCATCGCCGACAAGCCCGGCCGCTGGACCGAGGCCGCCGCCGCGATCAAGGGCGTCACCGAGGAGACCACCACCGGCGTCCACCGCCTCTACGAGATGGCGAAGGCCGGCACCCTCGCCTTCCCGGCGATCAACGTCAACGACTCGGTCACCAAGTCGAAGTTCGACAACAAGTACGGCTGCCGCCACTCGGTCATCGACGGCCTCAACCGCGCCACCGACGTGCTCATCGGCGGCAAGGTCGCCGTCGTCTGCGGCTACGGCGACGTGGGCAAGGGCTGCGCCGACGCGCTGCGCGGCCAGGGCGCCCGCGTCATCGTCACCGAGATCGACCCCATCTGCGCGCTCCAGGCCGCGATGGACGGCTTCCAGGTCACCACCCTGGACGACGTCGTCGACCGCGCCGACATCTTCGTCACCACCACCGGCAACTTCAACATCATCACGGCCGAGCACATGGGCCGGATGAAGCACCAGGCGATCGTGTCCAACATCGGGCACTTCGACAACGAGATCGACATGGCCGGCCTCGCCAGGACGCCGGGCATCGAGAAGATCGAGATCAAGCCGCAGGTGCACGAGTGGCGCTTCGCCGACGGCCACTCCATCCTCGTCCTCGCCGAGGGCCGCCTGATGAACCTCGGCTGCGCCACCGGCCACCCGTCGTTCGTGATGTCCAACTCCTTCACGAACCAGGTCATCGCGCAGATCGAGCTGTTCACCAAGACCGACGAGTACCCGATCGGCGTCTACGTCCTGCCCAAGCACCTGGACGAGAAGGTCGCCCGCCTCCACCTCGACGCCCTCGGCGTCAAGCTCACCGAGCTCACCAAGGAGCAGGCGTCCTACATCGGCGTCCACGTCGAGGGCCCCTACAAGCCCGACCACTACAGGTACTGA
- a CDS encoding MerR family transcriptional regulator, with protein MRITEAARRLGTSPRMLRYREALGLLPVTREAALTRRGGGHRRFGDAELRAVALALALEKRYDIGPAELAFGLRVLAEPQVQAHVRELGERIGRLSAPPTRALDFEKEKAMRLLRRR; from the coding sequence ATGCGTATCACGGAGGCCGCCCGGCGGCTCGGCACCTCGCCCCGGATGCTCCGCTACCGCGAGGCCCTCGGGCTGCTGCCCGTCACCCGCGAAGCCGCCCTCACCAGGCGGGGAGGCGGCCATCGCCGTTTCGGGGACGCCGAACTGCGCGCCGTCGCGCTGGCCCTGGCTCTGGAGAAGCGCTACGACATCGGCCCCGCCGAACTGGCCTTCGGCCTGCGGGTCCTTGCCGAACCCCAGGTCCAGGCCCACGTGCGCGAACTGGGCGAGCGCATAGGCCGCCTCTCCGCCCCGCCCACCCGAGCCCTGGACTTCGAAAAGGAGAAGGCCATGCGCCTCCTGCGCCGCCGCTGA
- a CDS encoding response regulator gives MINVLIVDDQTIVRAGFAALLAAQDDITVIGEAGDGREAVALAEHRRPDVVVMDIRMPGMDGIEATRRILALPGSENVRVLVLTTFDVDEYVYEALAVGASGFLLKDATADELVSAVRVVARGDSLLAPQVTGRLIREFTKQRRNRPQAPSELSTLTARETEVLVLIAGGLSNGEIAQRLFVSEHTVKTHVARVFTKLGLRDRAQAVMLAYESGVVVPGESGS, from the coding sequence GTGATCAACGTGCTGATCGTCGACGACCAGACGATCGTGCGGGCCGGGTTCGCCGCCCTGCTCGCCGCCCAGGACGACATCACCGTGATCGGCGAGGCCGGCGACGGCCGCGAGGCCGTCGCGCTCGCCGAGCACCGCCGTCCCGACGTGGTCGTGATGGACATCCGGATGCCCGGCATGGACGGCATCGAGGCCACCCGCCGCATCCTCGCGCTGCCCGGCTCGGAGAACGTCCGGGTGCTGGTCCTCACCACGTTCGACGTGGACGAGTACGTCTACGAGGCGCTCGCCGTCGGCGCCAGCGGCTTCCTGCTGAAGGACGCGACCGCGGACGAGCTGGTGTCGGCGGTCCGGGTGGTGGCGCGCGGCGACTCCCTGCTGGCCCCGCAGGTCACGGGACGGCTGATCCGCGAGTTCACCAAGCAGCGGCGCAACCGACCGCAGGCGCCGTCGGAGCTGTCGACGCTGACCGCCCGCGAGACCGAGGTGCTCGTCCTGATCGCGGGCGGGCTGTCCAACGGCGAGATCGCGCAGCGCCTCTTCGTCAGCGAGCACACGGTGAAGACGCACGTGGCACGCGTCTTCACCAAGCTAGGCCTCCGCGACCGCGCCCAAGCGGTCATGCTCGCCTACGAATCCGGCGTAGTGGTCCCGGGAGAGAGCGGAAGCTGA
- a CDS encoding sensor histidine kinase, with protein MTTDDKARTGPDPAGFGPAVAHHAWRLSGRIVAGVGQLLLWILTGIGTLLRPLAVRLGARLNGGAGRGPGVPPGQTAPLPRWLNTWREVVGAWYFAPLTGFALTIAALAELAPRVDSPISLAGGFAVAATLPLVWRRENLRAVAAVVLSAVAASLLTGQLLLVTTSFAALYTLYALGRRLPRQSTGVLAVGSVAALGVVYLATGTLDDIPWPAPIVAVLAAIGLGDARRVVESAGRTEAEAAERTNETLTRLTAVQREQAVMRERARIARELHDVVAHSVSMIAVQAETAPYTMENLSPEARAGYTEIAKTARDALVEMRRLLSVLRADATPEPEAANSPQPRLDRLPDLIEQHRGAGGHVDLAVHGDPRALSTTVELSAYRIVQEALTNARRHAPGAGVRVDLTFLPDRLAVRVQDNGASAATQVLNPRDPGSRTGGPNTAAPAPADAGRTRLETSGSGGGHGLVGMRERATMLGGRFSAGPATQGGFLVEAELPVTSEGNPIRGNGSQAPPGRP; from the coding sequence GTGACCACCGATGACAAGGCTCGGACCGGACCCGACCCCGCGGGGTTCGGCCCAGCCGTCGCGCACCACGCGTGGCGGCTGTCCGGCCGGATCGTGGCGGGGGTCGGGCAACTGCTGCTGTGGATCCTCACCGGCATCGGGACGCTCCTGCGCCCGCTCGCGGTCAGGCTCGGCGCGCGGCTGAACGGCGGAGCGGGACGCGGCCCCGGGGTCCCGCCAGGGCAGACGGCGCCGCTGCCCCGCTGGCTCAACACGTGGCGGGAGGTCGTCGGCGCCTGGTACTTCGCGCCGCTGACCGGGTTCGCCCTGACGATCGCGGCGCTGGCGGAGCTGGCGCCGCGCGTCGACTCCCCGATCAGCCTGGCGGGCGGGTTCGCGGTCGCGGCGACGCTCCCGCTCGTGTGGCGCCGGGAGAATCTGCGCGCCGTCGCGGCGGTCGTGCTCAGCGCGGTCGCGGCGAGCCTCCTCACCGGGCAGCTGCTCCTGGTCACGACCAGCTTCGCGGCCCTCTACACGCTGTACGCGCTGGGACGGAGGCTGCCCCGCCAGTCCACCGGGGTGCTCGCGGTCGGCAGCGTGGCCGCCCTCGGGGTCGTCTACCTCGCGACCGGCACGCTCGACGACATCCCCTGGCCCGCGCCGATCGTCGCCGTCCTCGCCGCCATCGGGCTCGGGGACGCGCGGCGCGTCGTGGAGTCCGCCGGCCGGACGGAGGCCGAGGCCGCCGAGCGCACCAACGAGACCCTCACCCGGCTCACCGCCGTCCAGCGGGAGCAGGCCGTCATGCGGGAGCGCGCCCGCATCGCGCGGGAGCTGCACGACGTCGTCGCGCACTCCGTCTCCATGATCGCCGTGCAGGCGGAGACGGCCCCGTACACGATGGAGAACCTCTCGCCCGAGGCCCGCGCCGGCTACACCGAGATCGCCAAGACGGCCCGGGACGCGCTGGTGGAGATGCGGCGGCTGCTCAGCGTGCTGCGCGCCGACGCCACACCCGAACCGGAGGCGGCGAACTCGCCGCAGCCCCGCCTGGACCGGCTGCCCGACCTGATCGAGCAGCACCGCGGCGCCGGAGGCCACGTCGACCTCGCCGTGCACGGCGACCCGCGCGCCCTGTCCACGACGGTGGAGCTGTCGGCGTACCGGATCGTCCAGGAGGCGCTGACCAACGCGCGGCGGCACGCGCCCGGGGCGGGCGTCCGCGTCGACCTGACGTTCCTGCCCGACCGGCTCGCGGTCCGCGTCCAGGACAACGGCGCCTCCGCGGCCACCCAGGTCCTGAACCCGCGGGATCCCGGTTCCCGTACAGGTGGACCGAACACCGCGGCCCCGGCCCCGGCCGACGCCGGGCGCACGCGGCTGGAGACGTCCGGCTCGGGTGGCGGGCACGGCCTCGTGGGGATGCGGGAACGTGCGACCATGCTGGGCGGGCGGTTCTCCGCCGGCCCGGCCACCCAGGGCGGGTTCCTGGTGGAGGCCGAGCTTCCGGTGACGAGTGAGGGGAATCCCATCCGTGGAAACGGTTCGCAGGCGCCGCCCGGCCGCCCCTGA
- a CDS encoding cation diffusion facilitator family transporter, which yields MSAEGGTKAIVAALAANLGIAASKAVAFAFTGSSSMLAESIHSVADSGNQGLLLLGRKRSERDRTPQHPFGYGRERYFYAFVVAVVLFTVGAAFSLYEGYHKISHPEEVKSPVWAFAVLIIAIGLETFSFRTAIKESNEVRGEQSWWAFIRRAKAPELPVVLLEDLAALVGLFLALFGVSMAVVTGDGIWDGVGTVAIGLLLGAVATILAIETKSLLIGEGVDPQTERRIIEALESVDEVDHLIHIRTEYMGPDELLIAAKIAVNHDDTAADVARGIDAAEARVRAQIPEAKLIYLEPALSEASRTHAVDAQRPETPTSS from the coding sequence ATGAGTGCTGAGGGTGGAACGAAGGCCATCGTCGCCGCGTTGGCCGCCAACCTCGGGATCGCGGCGTCGAAGGCCGTCGCGTTCGCGTTCACCGGTTCGTCGTCGATGCTGGCCGAGTCCATCCACTCGGTGGCCGACTCCGGGAACCAGGGGCTGCTGCTGCTCGGCCGCAAGCGGTCCGAACGCGACCGGACGCCCCAGCACCCCTTCGGGTACGGGCGCGAACGCTACTTCTACGCGTTCGTCGTCGCGGTCGTCCTGTTCACCGTCGGCGCGGCGTTCTCCCTCTACGAGGGCTACCACAAGATCTCCCACCCGGAGGAGGTCAAGTCCCCGGTCTGGGCGTTCGCGGTGCTGATCATCGCGATCGGCCTGGAGACGTTCTCCTTCCGCACGGCGATCAAGGAGTCGAACGAGGTCCGCGGCGAGCAGTCGTGGTGGGCGTTCATCCGCCGCGCGAAGGCCCCCGAACTTCCGGTGGTCCTGCTGGAGGACCTCGCCGCCCTCGTCGGCCTGTTCCTCGCCCTGTTCGGCGTCTCCATGGCGGTGGTCACCGGCGACGGCATCTGGGACGGCGTCGGCACCGTGGCGATCGGGCTGCTGCTCGGCGCGGTCGCGACGATCCTGGCGATCGAGACCAAGAGCCTGCTGATCGGCGAGGGCGTCGACCCGCAGACCGAGCGGCGGATCATCGAGGCGCTGGAGTCGGTGGACGAGGTCGACCACCTCATCCACATCAGGACCGAGTACATGGGCCCGGACGAGCTGCTCATCGCCGCGAAGATCGCTGTCAACCACGACGACACGGCCGCCGACGTGGCGCGCGGGATCGACGCGGCGGAGGCGAGGGTCCGGGCGCAGATCCCGGAGGCGAAGCTCATCTACCTGGAGCCGGCGCTGTCCGAGGCGTCCCGCACGCACGCCGTGGACGCGCAGCGGCCGGAGACCCCCACGTCGTCCTGA
- a CDS encoding SIS domain-containing protein, whose product MSVSLDPSRLESAEAAEAADPGGMLRQVASSAAQVREARRAAAEAGVSGLAGDGRPRAVVVAGTGSCAVPGDVLAAVCGTGCAVPISTVRGHRLPGWVGAADLVIAVSSSGAAEQTLEVAAEAARRGCHLLAVGGEDSPLADLAGRSRGVFVPVRSAGRPRSTLWGLTVPLLLAARALRLADVPDAVLESTAVLLEDVAHRCRPSSEPFVNPAKRIALDLAGDVPLVWGTSDVSVAAAYRMCCQLNENAKYPAVFGELPEAGQNQVAVFDGFFARAGAPADPDDFFRDRSDEPEHGLHLVTLRDAVEDPQARTWAEASAALARARGVALTEMRAEGDHPLERIASLIALVDYVTVYLAIALGVDPASEPAVKEFRARIA is encoded by the coding sequence GTGAGCGTGTCCCTCGACCCCTCGCGGCTGGAGAGCGCGGAGGCGGCCGAGGCGGCGGATCCCGGCGGGATGCTCCGGCAGGTCGCCTCGTCGGCCGCCCAGGTGCGGGAGGCGCGGCGCGCCGCTGCGGAGGCCGGCGTCTCCGGGCTGGCCGGGGACGGCCGCCCCCGTGCGGTCGTGGTCGCCGGCACCGGCTCCTGCGCCGTCCCGGGCGACGTGCTCGCGGCGGTGTGCGGCACGGGCTGCGCCGTCCCGATCTCGACGGTGCGCGGCCACCGGCTGCCCGGCTGGGTGGGCGCGGCCGACCTGGTCATCGCGGTCTCGTCCTCGGGAGCCGCCGAGCAGACGCTGGAGGTCGCCGCCGAGGCCGCCCGGCGCGGCTGCCACCTGCTGGCCGTCGGCGGGGAGGACTCGCCGCTGGCGGACCTGGCCGGCAGGAGCCGCGGCGTCTTCGTGCCCGTCCGGTCCGCCGGGCGGCCGCGCTCCACCCTGTGGGGCCTGACGGTCCCCCTGCTCCTGGCCGCGCGGGCGCTGCGGCTGGCGGACGTCCCCGACGCCGTGCTGGAGTCCACCGCGGTGCTGCTGGAGGACGTCGCGCACCGGTGCCGTCCGTCCAGCGAGCCGTTCGTCAACCCGGCCAAGCGCATCGCGCTCGACCTGGCGGGCGACGTGCCGCTGGTGTGGGGCACCTCCGACGTCTCCGTCGCGGCGGCGTACCGGATGTGCTGCCAGCTCAACGAGAACGCCAAGTACCCGGCGGTCTTCGGGGAGCTCCCGGAGGCCGGCCAGAACCAGGTCGCGGTGTTCGACGGCTTCTTCGCGCGGGCCGGCGCCCCTGCCGACCCGGACGACTTCTTCCGCGACCGGTCGGACGAACCGGAGCACGGCCTGCACCTGGTCACCCTGCGGGACGCGGTGGAGGATCCGCAGGCGCGCACATGGGCCGAGGCGTCCGCCGCGCTGGCCCGCGCCCGGGGCGTGGCGCTCACCGAGATGCGGGCGGAGGGCGACCATCCGCTGGAGAGAATCGCGTCGCTGATCGCGTTGGTCGACTATGTCACGGTTTACTTGGCTATCGCGCTCGGCGTGGATCCTGCGTCCGAGCCTGCCGTCAAAGAGTTCAGAGCGAGGATTGCGTAG
- a CDS encoding Trm112 family protein → MTMKLDSWLLEILACPNCGGDLRADEEADELVCTGSCGYAYPVRDDIPVLLVDEARTPAP, encoded by the coding sequence ATGACGATGAAGCTGGACTCCTGGCTGCTGGAGATCCTGGCCTGCCCCAACTGCGGCGGCGACCTGCGCGCCGACGAGGAGGCCGACGAGCTCGTGTGCACCGGCTCCTGCGGCTACGCCTACCCGGTGCGCGACGACATCCCCGTCCTCCTCGTGGACGAGGCCAGGACCCCCGCCCCGTGA
- a CDS encoding phosphomannomutase/phosphoglucomutase, giving the protein MGDLAKIFKAYDIRGVVPDELDPATAEATGAAFVRVTGASAVVTAHDMRESSVPLAEAFARGATSQGADVIEAGLGSTDMLYYASGSLDLPGAMFTASHNPARYNGLKLCRAGARPVGRDTGLGEIREMIENGVPAYDGEPGTVTRRDILKGYADHLKTLVDLSSIRPLKVVVDAGNGMGGHTVPPVFEGLPIDLVPLYFELDGTFPNHEANPIEPENLRDLQAKVRETGADIGLAFDGDADRCFVVDERGEIVSPSAITALVATRELAKHPGSSIVHNLITSKAVPEIISEHGGTPVRTRVGHSFIKQTMAETGAVFGGEHSAHFYFRDFWFADSGMLAAMHVLAALGQQDGPLSELLGEYTRYVASGEINSEVDDQAAAAAKVEDAFAGRPGVEVDELDGLTVRDDAAGWWFNLRPSNTEPLLRLNAEAGDEDTMAAIRDEVLALVREK; this is encoded by the coding sequence GTGGGCGACCTCGCCAAGATCTTCAAGGCGTACGACATCCGCGGCGTGGTGCCGGACGAGCTCGACCCCGCGACCGCCGAGGCGACCGGCGCGGCGTTCGTCCGCGTCACCGGGGCGAGCGCGGTCGTCACCGCCCACGACATGCGGGAGTCGTCGGTCCCGCTGGCCGAGGCGTTCGCGCGCGGCGCCACGTCCCAGGGCGCGGACGTCATCGAGGCCGGGCTCGGCTCCACGGACATGCTCTACTACGCCAGCGGCAGCCTCGACCTGCCCGGCGCCATGTTCACCGCCAGCCACAACCCGGCCCGGTACAACGGGCTGAAGCTGTGCCGCGCCGGCGCCCGGCCGGTCGGCCGCGACACCGGCCTCGGCGAGATCCGCGAGATGATCGAGAACGGCGTCCCCGCCTACGACGGCGAGCCCGGCACGGTGACGCGGCGCGACATCCTGAAGGGCTACGCCGACCACCTCAAGACGCTGGTCGACCTGTCGTCCATCCGCCCGCTCAAGGTCGTCGTGGACGCGGGCAACGGCATGGGCGGCCACACCGTCCCCCCGGTGTTCGAGGGCCTTCCGATCGACCTGGTCCCGCTGTACTTCGAGCTGGACGGCACCTTCCCCAACCACGAGGCCAACCCGATCGAGCCGGAGAACCTGCGCGACCTGCAGGCCAAGGTCCGCGAGACCGGCGCCGACATCGGCCTCGCCTTCGACGGCGACGCCGACCGCTGCTTCGTGGTGGACGAGCGCGGCGAGATCGTCTCCCCGTCCGCGATCACGGCGCTGGTGGCGACCCGGGAACTGGCCAAGCACCCGGGCTCCTCGATCGTGCACAACCTGATCACCTCGAAGGCCGTCCCGGAGATCATCTCCGAGCACGGCGGGACGCCCGTCCGCACGCGGGTCGGGCACTCCTTCATCAAGCAGACGATGGCCGAGACCGGCGCGGTGTTCGGCGGCGAGCACTCGGCGCACTTCTACTTCCGCGACTTCTGGTTCGCCGACTCCGGCATGCTGGCGGCGATGCACGTCCTCGCCGCCCTCGGTCAGCAGGACGGGCCGCTGTCGGAGCTGCTCGGCGAGTACACCCGCTACGTCGCGTCCGGTGAGATCAACAGCGAGGTCGACGACCAGGCCGCGGCCGCCGCGAAGGTCGAGGACGCCTTCGCCGGCCGGCCCGGCGTCGAGGTCGACGAGCTGGACGGGCTGACCGTGCGCGACGACGCCGCGGGATGGTGGTTCAACCTGCGGCCGTCCAACACCGAACCGCTGCTGCGCCTGAACGCCGAGGCCGGCGACGAGGACACCATGGCGGCGATCCGCGACGAGGTCCTGGCCCTGGTCAGGGAGAAGTGA
- a CDS encoding DUF3499 domain-containing protein, with protein MSPVRTCSRTACKAPAVFTLTYVYRDSTAVLGPLATYAEPHCYDLCAEHSERLTAPMGWELVRLPVEEESEPSADDLEALADAVREAARPAPGTGHEPVGQGTEVGRRGHLRVLRSEPAGTQPGQE; from the coding sequence GTGAGCCCCGTCCGCACTTGCTCCCGCACCGCCTGCAAGGCGCCCGCAGTGTTCACGCTCACGTACGTCTACCGCGACTCCACCGCGGTCCTGGGGCCGCTCGCAACGTACGCCGAGCCGCACTGCTACGACCTGTGCGCCGAGCATTCCGAACGGCTCACCGCCCCCATGGGGTGGGAGCTGGTGCGGCTCCCCGTCGAGGAGGAGTCCGAGCCCAGCGCCGACGACCTGGAGGCCCTCGCCGACGCGGTCCGCGAGGCCGCCAGGCCCGCCCCCGGAACCGGCCACGAGCCGGTCGGCCAGGGCACCGAGGTCGGCCGCCGGGGGCACCTGCGCGTGCTCCGCTCCGAGCCCGCCGGAACGCAGCCCGGCCAGGAGTGA
- a CDS encoding metallopeptidase family protein, with translation MRSRVAGVRRRDRHGRGLRGPLTPPQAPVSRTRAERFADLVEDEVRRLGTRWSRELARVEFAVEEVPGVEPLFDGPVPLGQTLPGDGGRPVRIVVYRRPVEARAAGEAELSQMIRDLLVEEVADLLGLSPESVDPSYDTPDD, from the coding sequence GTGCGATCCCGTGTGGCAGGCGTACGGCGCCGCGACCGGCACGGTCGTGGCCTCCGTGGTCCTCTGACGCCCCCGCAGGCGCCGGTCTCACGTACCCGCGCGGAACGGTTCGCCGACCTCGTCGAGGACGAGGTCCGGCGGCTCGGTACGCGCTGGAGCCGCGAACTGGCCCGCGTGGAGTTCGCGGTCGAGGAGGTGCCGGGAGTCGAGCCGCTGTTCGACGGGCCCGTCCCGCTCGGCCAGACCCTCCCCGGCGACGGAGGCCGGCCGGTGCGCATCGTCGTCTACCGCCGCCCCGTCGAGGCCCGCGCCGCCGGCGAGGCCGAACTCTCCCAGATGATCCGCGACCTGCTCGTCGAAGAGGTCGCCGACCTGCTCGGCCTCTCCCCCGAGTCCGTCGACCCCAGCTACGACACTCCCGACGACTGA